One Glycine max cultivar Williams 82 chromosome 4, Glycine_max_v4.0, whole genome shotgun sequence DNA segment encodes these proteins:
- the LOC100811982 gene encoding transcription elongation factor TFIIS: MFSSSHLPHHRRRRRQQQQQHVPFSRREWLGSMEKELVELYEAAKKAADAAISGDGKHEESRCIDALEQLKKFPVNYKILVNTQVGKHLKVLTKHPRLKIKAFAIDLIEIWKGIIIKETSKNKNGGSDSKVESANGEKSKAGKMQKSPSVKVEKGETVKVEKIDRNGTTKSSSENMKKVQNDVKNEKTDRSASVKVEKIAKEEKPVSGAKKMSSSSAAPPKLKTMIKSNDATRDKIREILHEALSKVTGEADEDLVDVVNNSDPIRVAVTVESVLFEKWGPSNGAQKVKYRSLMFNLKDSNNPDFRRKVLLGVIEPEQLINMSTAEMASEQRKQEYQKITEKALFECERGGPPKATTDQFKCGRCGQRKTTYYQMQTRSADEPMTTYVTCVVCNNRWKFC, encoded by the exons ATGTTCTCTTCCTCTCACTTGCCACACCACCGCCGCCGCAggagacaacaacaacaacaacacgtTCCATTCTC GAGGAGAGAGTGGTTGGGTTCGATGGAGAAGGAGTTGGTGGAATTGTACGAAGCGGCGAAGAAGGCGGCGGATGCTGCCATCTCCGGCGACGGCAAACATGAGGAAAGCCGATGCATCGATGCGCTCGAGCAGCTCAAGAAGTTTCCCGTTAATTACAAGATTCTCGTCAACACCCAG GTGGGTAAACATCTTAAAGTTTTGACAAAGCACCCGAGGCTGAAAATTAAGGCCTTTGCTATTGACCTAATTGAGATATGGAAAGGCATAATTATCAAGGAaacaagcaaaaataaaaatgggggCTCTGATAGTAAGGTTGAGTCGGCTAATGGGGAGAAATCTAAAGCTGGGAAAATGCAAAAGAGTCCTTCGGTAAAGGTTGAAAAAGGTGAAACTGTTAAGGTTGAGAAAATTGATAGGAATGGTACAACAAAGTCAAGCtcagaaaatatgaaaaaggtaCAAAACGATGTCAAGAATGAGAAAACTGATCGTTCTGCAAGTGTCAAGGTGGAAAAGATAGCCAAGGAGGAAAAGCCAGTTTCTGGAGCAAAGAAAATGTCATCCAGTTCTGCCGCTCCCCCAAAACTAAAAACTATGATTAAATCTAATGATGCAACACGAGACAAAATAAGGGAAATTCTCCACGAGGCTTTATCCAAGGTTACTGGAGAAGCTGATGAAGATCTTGTAGATGTAGTCAATAATTCTGATCCTATCCGTGTTGCTGTGACAGTGGAGTCtgtattatttgaaaaatgggGCCCTTCTAATGGGGCACAAAAGGTCAAGTATAGGTCCTTAATGTTTAACCTTAAGGATTCAAACAACCCTGATTTCCGGAGAAAAGTTCTGCTTGGTGTTATTGAGCCAGAGCAACTGATCAACATGAGCACAGCAGAAATGGCTAGTGAGCAAAGGAAGCAGGAATATCAGAAAATCACAGAGAAAGCTTTGTTTGAATGTGAGCGTGGAGGTCCGCCAAAAGCTACAACCGATCAATTTAAGTGTGGCCGATGTGGTCAAAGAAAGACCACCTATTACCAAATGCAGACTCGCAGTGCTGATGAACCTATGACAACCTATGTCACTTGTGTTGTCTGCAATAACCGTTGGAAGTTCTGTTAG
- the LOC100812535 gene encoding protein NETWORKED 4B, with translation MEGSENFDAGSDQGNVLVTPYYTPYPKHVLPKSGVQPVDIEFSPSSGGDSSAASMKEGPGSSSSSSSSSSDSEQENQVVGEGKTDDVSWESENRSYDELLKEFLKNEEELKLSNFKLKLSEEELKVQIEKSEGQLNNALVELKVKEEDLEYEKGQVLELQKKTADLETHVPDCSLKIAKLVAQLELAEEQLKISDDEIARLEEELNSRSLGTRELQGQLEVAQDNVAALENQLDSERKQIQDLEDRVTWYKTNETNNELEVQKLKADMVDAQAQFSLEKDQLHSEIAHLSEENKQLGSRLEEYKSRSNIFENKSRQFEAEKLKLEELLATQQMVLQGEISCLKEELDQRRHDVEAVNKEFDRHRQKYDVLMTEKDEANAKIHNLMAETRDRDNHIANLEREIIQVCGQKAELITGSAATLNLVNELKLKVDELEKEVTRQNAVISDRAEEKREAIRQLCFSIEHYRSGYKELLQAFSGHKRHAVTAA, from the coding sequence ATGGAGGGATCTGAAAATTTTGATGCAGGCAGTGACCAAGGGAATGTATTGGTGACACCATATTATACCCCATATCCAAAGCACGTGCTACCAAAATCTGGTGTTCAACCTGTTGACATAGAGTTTTCTCCTAGCTCAGGTGGTGATAGCTCTGCGGCTTCTATGAAAGAGGGCCCTGgatcatcttcttcatcatcctcatcaTCCTCGGATTCAGAGCAAGAAAATCAAGTAGTTGGGGAGGGAAAAACAGATGATGTATCATGGGAGAGTGAGAATAGAAGTTATGATGAATTGCTTAAAGAATTCCTTAAAAATGAGGAAGAGCTGAAACTTTCCAACTTTAAACTTAAGCTCTCAGAAGAAGAGTTGAAGGTTCAAATTGAGAAAAGTGAGGGTCAGCTTAATAATGCGTTGGTAGAATTAAAAGTGAAAGAGGAAGATCTTGAGTATGAAAAAGGACAGGTACTGGAGTTGCAAAAAAAGACAGCTGATTTGGAAACACATGTTCCAGATTGCAGCCTCAAAATTGCAAAGTTAGTGGCACAGCTGGAGTTGGCTGAAGAACAGCTTAAGATATCAGATGATGAAATTGCAAGATTAGAAGAGGAACTTAATAGCAGGTCATTGGGTACTCGTGAGTTGCAAGGTCAGCTTGAAGTAGCACAGGATAATGTGGCTGCATTAGAGAACCAACTTGACTCAGAGAGAAAGCAGATTCAGGACCTAGAAGACAGGGTTACATGGTACAAAACTAATGAAACCAACAATGAACTTGAGGTGCAAAAATTGAAGGCTGATATGGTTGATGCCCAAGCACAGTTCTCATTGGAGAAGGATCAGTTGCATTCTGAGATTGCACATTTGTCAGAAGAGAACAAACAGCTGGGCTCCAGACTTGAGGAATATAAGTCTAGAAGCAAcatatttgaaaacaaatcaAGGCAATTTGAAGCGGAAAAACTGAAACTAGAAGAGCTGCTTGCCACCCAACAAATGGTTTTGCAAGGTGAAATCAGTTGTTTGAAGGAAGAACTTGATCAGAGAAGACATGATGTTGAAGCTGTGAATAAGGAATTTGACAGGCACAGGCAGAAGTATGACGTGCTCATGACTGAAAAAGATGAGGCCAATGCTAAGATTCATAACCTTATGGCCGAGACAAGAGACCGAGACAATcacattgcaaatctggagagAGAGATAATCCAGGTATGTGGACAAAAGGCAGAGCTGATCACAGGATCTGCAGCTACACTGAATCTTGTAAATGAGTTGAAACTGAAAGTTGATGAGCTTGAAAAAGAGGTGACTAGGCAGAATGCAGTGATCTCAGACAGGGCTGAGGAGAAGAGGGAGGCAATCCGACAACTATGCTTTTCAATTGAGCACTATAGGAGTGGTTATAAAGAACTTCTTCAAGCATTTTCTGGGCACAAGCGTCATGCCGTTACAGCTGCCTAA
- the LOC100527813 gene encoding methylesterase 17 codes for MPKRVEGVVAMKQHFVLVHGIGGGSWCWYKIRCLMENSGCKVSCIDLKSAGIDQSDADSVLSFDDYNKPLMDFMSDLPENEQVILVGHSAGGLSITQACHKFANKIRLAVYVAATMLKFGFLTDQDLKDGVPDLSEYGDVYELGFGLGHDKPPTSALVKKEFQHKIIYPLSPHEDSTLAAMLLRPGPLLALTSAQFREDGDGDGEVEKVCRVYIRTRHDKVVKPEQQEAMIKRWPPSTSYELDSDHSPFFSTPFLLFGLLLKAAAALDAIN; via the exons ATGCCTAAGAGAGTGGAAGGAGTTGTTGCCATGAAGCAGCACTTTGTGCTTGTACATGGCATAGGTGGAGGAAGTTGGTGCTGGTACAAAATCCGGTGCCTTATGGAGAATTCAGGCTGCAAGGTCTCATGCATAGACCTCAAAAGTGCTGGAATTGATCAATCTGATGCTGATTCCGTGCTATCTTTTGATGATTACAATAAACCACTTATGGATTTCATGTCTGATTTGCCTGAGAACGAACAG GTTATATTGGTGGGGCACAGCGCTGGAGGGTTGAGCATTACTCAGGCCTGTCACAAGTTTGCAAACAAGATTCGTTTAGCTGTTTATGTGGCAGCAACTATGCTCAAGTTCGGATTCCTGACCGATCAAGATCTTAAAGAT GGGGTGCCTGATTTATCCGAGTATGGGGATGTGTATGAGCTGGGATTTGGATTGGGACATGATAAGCCTCCAACCAGTGCTTTGGTGAAGAAAGAATTTCAACACAAAATCATCTATCCTTTGAGCCCTCACGAG GATTCGACATTGGCCGCGATGCTGTTGAGGCCAGGGCCATTGCTGGCATTGACGAGTGCTCAATTCAGAGAAgatggtgatggtgatggtgaAGTGGAGAAGGTTTGCCGCGTGTACATAAGGACAAGGCATGACAAGGTGGTGAAGCCAGAGCAACAGGAAGCCATGATAAAGAGGTGGCCACCATCCACTTCATATGAACTCGACAGCGACCATAGCCCCTTCTTCTCCACCCCATTCCTTCTCTTTGGCTTGCTTCTTAAAGCTGCTGCTGCCTTGGACGCAATTAACTAG
- the LOC100813074 gene encoding probable inactive receptor kinase At5g58300 has product MKLQFSIVALVLLGSTLSFCGLIVADLNSDQHALLEFASSVPHAPRLNWKNDSASICTSWVGVTCNSNGTRVVGLHLPGMGLTGTIPENSIGKLDALRVLSLHSNGLIGSLPSNVLSIPSLQFAYLQHNSFSGLIPSPVTPKLMTLDISFNSFSGTIPPAFQNLRRLTWLYLQNNSISGAIPDFNLPSLKHLNLSYNNLNGSIPNSIKAFPYTSFVGNALLCGPPLNHCSTISPSPSPSTDYEPLTPPATQNQNATHHKENFGLVTILALVIGVIAFISLIVVVFCLKKKKNSKSSGILKGKASCAGKTEVSKSFGSGVQGAEKNKLFFFEGSSHSFDLEDLLKASAEVLGKGSYGTAYKAVLEEGTTVVVKRLKEVVVGKKEFEQQLQIVGRIGNHPNVMPLRAYYYSKDEKLLVYNYMPGGSLFFLLHGNRGAGRSPLDWDSRVKILLGAARGIAFIHSEGGPKFSHGNIKSTNVLITQELDGCISDVGLPPLMNTPATMSRANGYRAPEATDSKKISHKSDVYGFGVLLLEMLTGKTPLRYPGYEDVVDLPRWVRSVVREEWTAEVFDEELLRGQYVEEEMVQMLQIALACVAKGSDNRPRMDEVVRMLEEIKHPELKNHHRQSSHESDSNVQTPTP; this is encoded by the exons ATGAAGTTGCAGTTCTCTATTGTTGCACTTGTTCTATTAGGCTCCACACTGTCCTTCTGTGGCCTGATAGTAGCTGACTTGAACTCTGACCAACATGCTCTCTTGGAGTTTGCTTCAAGTGTCCCACATGCCCCAAGGCTCAACTGGAAGAATGACTCTGCTTCAATTTGCACCTCATGGGTTGGTGTGACATGCAACTCCAACGGCACACGTGTCGTAGGCCTCCATCTTCCAGGGATGGGATTAACCGGGACCATTCCAGAGAACAGCATAGGAAAACTAGATGCTCTTAGGGTCCTGAGTCTTCATTCTAATGGACTTATAGGAAGTCTTCCTTCTAATGTACTCTCCATTCCTTCACTCCAATTTGCATACCTTCAGCACAATAGCTTCTCTGGCCTAATTCCTTCTCCAGTGACCCCTAAACTCATGACATTGGACATTTCTTTTAACTCCTTTTCTGGCACCATCCCACCAGCTTTTCAGAACCTTAGAAGACTCACTTGGTTGTATCTCCAAAACAATTCCATATCTGGGGCTATTCCTGACTTCAACCTTCCAAGTCTCAAGCATTTGAACTTGAGCTATAATAACTTGAATGGCTCAATTCCAAACTCCATAAAGGCATTCCCTTACACTTCTTTTGTTGGGAACGCTCTCTTATGCGGGCCACCTCTCAATCATTGCTCTACAATCTCCCCTTCTCCATCTCCTTCCACTGATTACGAGCCACTCACTCCACCAGCCACCCAAAACCAAAATGCTACACACCATAAGGAAAACTTTGGCCTAGTTACTATACTTGCTCTAGTCATTGGGGTCATTGCCTTCATCTCTTTAATAGTTGTAGTGTTCtgtttgaagaagaagaaaaacagcaAAAGCAGTGGCATACTGAAAGGAAAGGCTTCTTGTGCTGGAAAGACTGAGGTTTCAAAGAGTTTTGGGAGTGGAGTGCAAGGGGCTGAAAAGAACAAGCTATTTTTCTTTGAAGGTTCCTCTCACAGCTTTGACCTTGAGGATTTGCTGAAGGCTTCAGCTGAAGTTCTTGGAAAAGGAAGTTATGGAACAGCATACAAGGCTGTTTTGGAGGAGGGAACAACAGTGGTAGTTAAAAGGTTGAAGGAAGTTGTGGTAGGAAAGAAGGAGTTTGAGCAGCAGTTGCAGATTGTGGGGAGAATTGGAAACCACCCCAATGTGATGCCACTAAGGGCTTATTACTATTCCAAAGATGAGAAACTTCTGGTTTACAACTACATGCCAGGTGGCAGCTTGTTTTTCTTGTTGCATG GAAACAGGGGAGCAGGAAGAAGCCCACTAGACTGGGACTCCAGAGTGAAAATTTTGCTAGGAGCTGCCAGGGGAATAGCTTTCATCCACTCAGAGGGGGGTCCAAAGTTCTCACATGGCAACATCAAGTCAACCAATGTGCTCATAACCCAAGAACTGGACGGCTGCATCTCCGATGTGGGATTGCCGCCTCTAATGAACACTCCAGCAACCATGTCAAGAGCCAATGGCTACAGAGCTCCAGAAGCCACAGACTCAAAGAAGATCAGTCACAAGTCTGATGTCTACGGCTTTGGCGTGCTGCTGCTTGAAATGCTGACAGGGAAGACCCCTTTGAGGTACCCTGGCTATGAAGATGTGGTTGATCTTCCAAGGTGGGTGAGGTCTGTTGTGAGAGAGGAGTGGACTGCTGAAGTGTTTGATGAGGAGCTTCTGAGAGGGCAATATGTTGAAGAGGAGATGGTGCAGATGCTTCAGATTGCACTGGCATGTGTGGCTAAGGGGTCTGATAATAGGCCTAGAATGGATGAAGTTGTTAGAATGTTGGAGGAGATTAAGCATCCTGAGTTGAAGAACCACCACAGGCAATCCTCTCATGAATCTGACTCTAATGTGCAGACACCAACACCATGA